A single window of Crassostrea angulata isolate pt1a10 chromosome 8, ASM2561291v2, whole genome shotgun sequence DNA harbors:
- the LOC128161361 gene encoding uncharacterized protein LOC128161361: MESFHGVLENRLYSQVSWRQWVFIVTIGLLLVLGLAILISSVTFLHAPNNDLPDRCAGPWKQSLQESSQGELETNPTTSAYVETLLGDSCSGDDSCPENSVCESGQCSCNLTYIAHSGKCYKVLNLALGKAVFGSSTMPGRKATEGWENAVDGRTRVRDFNLIFHTGFELYPWLSIALGGVGLVKNITLYNRIDNYGRWLHDVETRVGNSSDWSKMSTCGTFVGPSKTGQMHTIECGTLLAGTVVTAKIVKPNYIKDDPAARGGKNSLVLEEVVVEGIFL; encoded by the exons ATGGAGTCCTTTCATGGAGTTTTAGAAAACAGACTGTACAGTCAGGTATCTTGGAGGCAGTGGGTGTTTATTGTTACGATCGGACTACTTCTGGTGTTAGGGTTGGCGATATTGATATCTTCTGTGACTTTTCTCCATGCTCCGAACAATGACCTGCCCGACAGATGTGCCGGTCCATGGAAACAAAGCTTACAAGAATCAAGCCAAGGAGAGTTAGAGACTAACCCAACGACATCCGCCTATGTCG AGACCTTGTTGGGCGACTCGTGTTCTGGAGACGATAGTTGCCCCGAGAACTCGGTTTGTGAATCAGGACAATGCTCCTGTAATCTGACGTACATTGCACACAGTGGGAAATGCTACAAAG TTTTAAACTTGGCCCTCGGAAAGGCAGTGTTTGGGAGCTCAACCATGCCAGGTCGTAAGGCAACCGAAGGCTGGGAAAACGCGGTGGACGGACGCACCAGAGTTCGAGACTTCAATCTTATCTTCCACACAGGTTTCGAGCTCTACCCCTGGTTATCCATTGCTTTGGGAGGAGTGGGTCTAGTCAAGAACATCACCCTGTATAATCGAATTGATAATTACG GTCGTTGGCTTCATGACGTTGAAACAAGAGTAGGAAACTCCTCGGATTGGTCAAAAATGTCAACCTGCGGGACATTTGTGGGCCCCAGTAAAACGGGTCAGATGCACACCATTGAGTGCGGGACACTCCTGGCTGGTACAGTCGTGACAGCGAAAATAGTCAAACCCAACTATATAAAAGACGACCCGGCAGCCCGGGGCGGGAAAAACTCCCTCGTTCTGGAAGAAGTTGTCGTCGAAGGAATTTTTCTATGA